The following coding sequences are from one Liolophura sinensis isolate JHLJ2023 chromosome 12, CUHK_Ljap_v2, whole genome shotgun sequence window:
- the LOC135479496 gene encoding uncharacterized protein LOC135479496, whose product MATPEHKRAGDSSKLTDTEDGHKGDDSADKQDSYSPSRSGKPSSAKLSPALKPRVSHSDPNSPRHWQGNTMAPRETVDSKKSSPPRKTELDFRMTLGSDLKDLDNPIVNVAREMCALSKSVEGFTKAGQDRMSHAELLKTAKSLAKCGQTMIKFLQGIASHCLDKRFSQDMSYHIHHVSMATVQLDIISSVSMTSADDRSAEEMLMKTTKSLMSAVAEGLKSAETASVKGLQEPSAGAGEYVNAFILAMEWKEKWEQQRHLEATSEDKDELGLRRVNLHNPPSLAELVLY is encoded by the exons ATGGCGACGCCagaacacaag AGAGCGGGAGACAGTTCTAAACTCACAGACACAGAAGATGGTCACAAGGGAGATGACTCCGCTGACAAACAAGACAGCTATTCTCCCAGCAGATCTGGCAAACCTAGCAGTGCCAAGTTGTCCCCAGCACTCAAACCTAGGG TGAGTCATTCTGACCCTAACTCACCAAGACATTGGCAGGGGAACACGATGGCACCAAG AGAGACTGTTGATTCTAAAAAGAGCAGTCCACCAAGAAAGACTGAATTGGATTTCAGG ATGACGTTGGGGTCAGATCTGAAAGACCTTGATAACCCGATAGTGAATGTCGCCCGGGAGATGTGTGCCCTTAGCAAGAGTGTGGAGGGTTTCACCAAGGCAGGACAGGACAGAATG AGCCATGCAGAACTGCTGAAAACGGCCAAATCTCTGGCCAAATGTGGTCAAACCATGATTAAATTCCTACAGGGAATAGCCAGTCATTGTTTGGACAAAAG ATTCAGCCAGGATATGTCTTACCATATTCACcatgtttccatggcaacagtgCAGCTTGACATAATATCCAGTGTGTCCATGACATCAGCAGATGACAGATCT GCTGAAGAGATGTTGATGAAAACGACAAAGTCTCTAATGTCAGCTGTTGCTGAGGGGCTGAAGTCAGCGGAGACAGCATCTGTCAAG GGTCTTCAAGAGCCTTCCGCTGGTGCAGGAGAGTATGTGAACGCATTTATCCTCGCTATGGAGTGGAAGGAGAAGTGGGAACAGCAGCGCCACCTAGAGGCCACTAGTGAAGACAAGGACGAGCTGGGACTGCGTCGTGTTAATCTTCATAATCCACCCAGCTTAGCAGAGCTTGTTTTGTACTGA
- the LOC135479631 gene encoding uncharacterized protein LOC135479631, with protein sequence MPGKTGKKGNKKGKKKGASKKLPGRNETAEVVVKRLLKCYEKNCAFTESQMCPGIRDGMKKCIENNSLLVKFILQAPDVVVPDTPPILLDPLLATLRYERYTFIRDLHIWDYPMSYNTVASVALLMEKRFYPIRELEMMDCLLTAPHIERLSRSFRASQSLTTVSFDYNEFGDEGCYKLCLGLSGNVNVVSVSLCYCGLGVISGKLLGEMVSTTAVRDLYLDGNDLECEGVMELIQRCADMAENEAFEREEMARRKAEQEAEEEALRKTGRYSPLRGDLSMGSGTDSARSPSPSAKKKKKKKGKKKKKKEPPPPPRVGPWISKLHIANNGIDGYGKGANFAPVICMKLISSLIMNSDCFAEIDLEDNLIGDLAGRELLEALEKRAEAKLPSMKVRTTHRLNTETFSAIVKLGAGLKKKKKKGKGKKKKKK encoded by the exons ATGCCAGGAAAGACTGGAAAGAAAGGCAACAAGAAAGGGAAGAAGAAAGGAGCCAGTAAGAAATTACCTGGACGCAATGAAACAGCCGAAGTTGTTGTTAAAAGGTTGTTGAAGTGTTATGAGAAAAACTGTGCTTTCACTGAATCGCAGATGTGCCCTGGTATTCGAGATGGTATGAAGAAATGCATTGAGAACAATTCACTTCTTGTTAAG TTCATCCTGCAGGCTCCAGATGTTGTTGTTCCAGACACTCCCCCGATTCTGCTGGACCCATTGTTGGCAACATTACGCTATGAGCGTTACACATTCATCCGAGATCTGCACATCTGGGACTATCCAATGTCCTACAACACTGTAGCCTCTGTG GCCTTGTTAATGGAGAAGCGTTTTTATCCAATCAGAGAGCTTGAAATGATGGACTGTTTGCTGACAGCACCTCACATTGAACGCTTGTCCAG ATCATTTCGAGCTAGCCAGTCCCTGACCACAGTGTCGTTTGACTACAATGA GTTTGGTGACGAAGGCTGCTATAAGCTGTGTTTGGGACTCAGTGGCAATGTGAATGTAGTGTCTGTCAGCCTCTGTTACTGTGGACTGGGGGTGATCAGTGGGAAGCTGCTTGGGGAGATGGTCTCTACCACTGCTGTCAG GGACCTGTACCTGGACGGGAATGACCTGGAGTGTGAAGGTGTCATGGAATTGATCCAGCGTTGTGCAGACATGGCTGAAAATGAGGCATTTGAAAGAGAGGAGATGGCACGAAGAAAAGCTGAACAAGAGGCCGAGGAAGAAGCTCTGA GGAAGACTGGGAGGTATTCCCCTTTACGAGGAGACCTCAGTATGGGCAGTGGTACAGACAGTGCGAGGTCACCGTCACCATCCGccaagaagaagaagaaaaagaaag gtaagaagaaaaagaaaaaggaacCACCCCCTCCACCCCGTGTGGGACCCTGGATATCCAAACTTCACATTGCTAACAATGGCATTGATGGATACGGCAAAGGAGCCAATTTCGCGCCTGTGATTTGCATGAAACTAATTAGCAG CCTGATCATGAACTCTGACTGTTTTGCGGAAATTGATCTCGAGGACAACCTGATAGGGGACCTGGCTGGGAGAGAACTCTTAGAGGCCCTGGAGAAAAGGGCAGAAG CAAAACTTCCGTCCATGAAGGTGAGAACTACCCATCGTCTGAACACCGAAACATTTAGTGCAATAGTGAAACTAGGGGCGGGactgaagaagaagaagaaaaagggcaagggaaaaaagaagaaa AAAAAATGA